The DNA sequence aggatgccacctgtgcaacaagtccagtcatgaaatttcctcgctactaaatattccacagtcaactgccagtggtattataacaaagtggaagcgattgggaatgacagcaactcagccacgaagtggtaggccacgtaaaatgacagagcggggtcagcggatgctgaggcgcatagtgcgcagaggtcgccaactttctgcagagtcaatcgctacagacctccaaagttcatgtggccttcagattagctcaagaacagtgcgtagagagcttcatggaatgggtttccatggccgagcagctgcatccaagccatacatcaccaagtgcaatgcaaagtgtcgactggactctagagcagtggagacgcgttctctggagtgacgaatcacgcttctccatctggcaatctgatggacgagtctgggttttggcggttgccaggagaacggtacttgtctgactgcactgtgccaactgtgaagtttggtggtggggggattatggtgtggggttgttttcaggagctgggcttggccccttagttccagtgaaaggaactctgaatgcttcagcataccaagagattttggacaattccatgctcccaactttgtgggaacagtttggggatggccccttcctgttccaacatgactgcgcaccagtgcacaaagcaaggtccataaagacatggatgagcgagtttggtgtggaagaacttgactggcctgcacagagtcctgacctcaacccgatagagcacctttgggatgaattagagtggagactgcgagccaggccatctcgtccaacatcagtgtctgacctcacaaatgcgcttctggaagaatggtcaaaaattcccataaacacactcctaaactttgtggaaagccttcccagaagagttgaagctgttatagctgcaaagggtgggccgacgtcatattaaaccctatggattaagaatgggatgtcacttaagttcatatgcgtctaaaggcagatgagcgaatacttttggcaatatagtgtagatcaagtggggtttattcggggccgtagctcttctgacaacattaggcatttcatcaatatcatgtggtcagtagcgaatgatcagactccggtcgctgccatctcacttgacgccgagaaggcgtttgatttggtagaatgggattatctttaagattttggaaatgtatgggttcgggagtacatttattggttggattaagttactttatagacaccctgtagcagcggtacaaacgaatggattaatttcagattattttactctggataggggcacccggcagggttgccctctttccccattattgttctgtcttgctctggaaccattagcagccacgataagaaaggaggatgattttccaggggtgatggcgggaggtgtggcgcataagcttttgcattacgcagatgatattttattattcgtctccgaccccactagatctatgccttgcctccacagaatgatcatttccttctctaaattttcgggatacagagttaattggtctaaatccaaagctctAGCTCTGACAGAGTTCTGCCCAGTAactgcttttcagccgggcacctttcagtggcccaaacagggcattaagtatttgggtattttattcccagcaaatttatgtgatttattcagagttaattttgaccctttaataaaaaagttttcgagtgatgtggaaaggtgggcttcattatatttatctatgattgggaaggttaatgttataaaaatgaattgtattgcaaaatttaactacctattacagtctcttcccattgaagttcccctcttttattttaaacaatttgatagtattgctaaatcttttatctggaatggtaagcgccctcGAAAGCATTCTAACAAGTTACACAATATCGCATTAGCCAGAACCCTGCCTAGTCACAGGGCACCAATCACAACAGATacggccagctgaccaatcagagcagactgggctttttggaaaggggCCTGTCggaaagagacaggaggtaaatcagaacATTTCGGCCAGAGTATGAAGAGTGGGGaaacaaaatgtacagtatgagaaaaataatgtgtttaaccATTAAAGCATGtcaacctattctagtagacccccaaaataaaattatgaacctgtaaattagcataatatgggctctttaaatatttatatgtttctcacccacatctatcatatcacttctacaCTGAAGTAGTATAGATtagctttatgtggcctttatatgctttttggagcttcaaagttctggccaccattcacttgaattgtgaggaccttacagagctgagatattcttctaaaaatctttgtttgtgttcagcagaagtaagaaagtaatacacatcagggatagcatgagagtgagtaaataatgagaattttcatttttgggtgaactatccctttgagttgTTAGGACCATGACAGAAGAGACTTTGTTTTTACAGCTAGATTAACCCACAATATTTCAGTGTTTTTCATTAGCAAAGCATAGTAGTTCTATTTTTATCTAAACAAAATCtattcatttacaaaaaatatatatatactttttgttAATCATTGTTTATTTTCTATGCATTGATTATACAGTATGTCTATTATACAAGACTTCTAAAGATTTGCCCATTTGATTTAGGGAGTGGATGATTTTAAGTGAGGGTTTGCCAAATGAGGTGAGTTTAGTTGCAAGTGTTTGGAAGTGCATACAAAGAATATTATATTTAATGAGCAGTGACTGTATTACTCTAACGGACTGTTTAAATTAAAGTTTGCTGTAATATTTAATTAGAATATGGCAGAGTCATGAACATTCAAGAACATTCAAATCCAATTCAATTTTAGAAGAAGCAATGAAGATTAAATGTTCAGTTACTGTTTACTGATGTACTTACTGTATCATCAAACTAAATTTGCTTGTTTTTGTTGTGTAGATCAGCAGGGATGACTTCTCAGCCTTGTGTCTTAGAATTATAGAATGGGTAATGAAAGCTGCCTCAACAGTTCTGATCCCAGCTCTTGAGCTCACTTTGGGAAAGAAAGACAGCTTGCACTTGAATCCTTCCAGTGTAGTGATTCCATGCAACCCAACCTGCTGCTTTGAGAATAAAAAACTAAAGGAGACAGAGTCTGTTCTCTCCAGCATTGTACACCTTAGTCTGAACTCTGTTTCCAGCAAATGCAGCAGTGCCAAGGCAGCTTGCAGGAGAGGAACTTCAACACACTACCACTCACTAAATAGGTAAATACAGTAACAAAAGCCACATGTCATTCAAGATCAAATTGTGGCATGCTGGGCCACATGTAATGAGATAACGCAGTAAAACAGTGAAAATGTAGATTTGTATCAACAAAATGTATAGCATCTGTATTTAGCAAGGTCTGTTTTTAGCAGGTCTCCAAATGATACATTAGATGAGGAGTGCAAACAGAGTTTTACTTTACACTCTTCGTCAACACCACAAAAGGAAATCAGGGAAGGGAAGGGTCTGCATTCTTCTGCTCCACTGGAGTCCCTGTTTGGGATTTCAGAGGACATTATCCTCAGTACAGTTCAACAAGGAATCTCCAAGTCAATAAGTGATACAATACTGTCATCCACACACAAAGAGAAAAATCATCCTAAACTAGACTCCACTAAGTTTAGTATAGAGCTGGTGAAGAGTATTATTAAGCAAACAAATTCCATAATGGCAAAGACTCTGCACAGCAAAGCTTCATCTCAGGCTTTTTTAGACATTGAGACTAGTTGTGATGCTAATGTACCATCACTTCAAGAGATCCTACAAACAGTCTCTGAAAAGGTGCTGGACAATATTTTAGAACAGAGACCTACAACAGCAAGTTATGAGTTAGACAGGAGAAATCTTTACAAATTGGCTGCTTCTGCAATGCAAAACATTGTTCTCATTTTAAAGGTAGTTAATAACTGCACTGATGGACAAAGTGCCAGTGATGGTACAGAAACCGATTCTGCAGTGTGCCACTCGCTCAGCAACTTTCTGTTTGCAGTTGCAAAGGAACTTCAAGCAATTGCAATCCAAAGCAGTTCAGCTCACAATTTAGACATATTTGACTCACCAGAATGCAGTAGAGGATCTAGTCATGATCTATTCCTAAAAAACATCCACAAGGGCAATATTGTTCAGGCAGTAGAGGAAAGACTGACAAACATCTTTGAAACATTCAAGAATTCTTCGATTTTCTCTGGTTCCTTGCACCAGACTGATTCACAAGGCTGTCTCGGGGAACGGTCTGAAGCTCCTGAGAACATACCTCCAATCAGTTGTTTTCTTTCAGATGAAAGAATCACCAAAATATCCACAGATGTTGTAGATGTTGTATCTTCCACAATTCTGTCCACTTTGGAAACAATGGATGGCAAGGCTTCATTATCTGGATCTCAGCATCAATACTTCGATTTAGAGCCTGAGCCATGTGATGTCAAACATGTTTGCCATGTGATAGTCACAAAAGTGTCTGAACAAATCTCCCCAGTTTTGTCTCTCACCAAAATATCATCATCACCCCTCAAATCAGACCTTGTTGATGTCCATTCTGCAGTAACTGCTGCAACAGCATGTCAGGCATTTAAGATGGAGCTTGATAATGAATGTCCACAACACTCCACAATTGAGGAGTCAGGGTCAGCTAACCCATTGGCCAGGCAATTAGTGACCTCCCTCACACAGACTTTTGGGGACATCATCCAGGGTTGTTCAACCATTCTTGAGCCATCAGCAGTAACTGAGTTTCCTGAGTTGCCCTCACCAGTCATCTCCCGCTCTGTGCATATTGAAACATCTCTGGCAGGTCAGCCCTGCTCTAAGAAAGAGAGCATTTTATTTAGCCATTCTAGCTCTGCTGATTCACAAGAGTCTCAAATTGCATTTGCCCCTGAAACAAGCAATGCATCTATGTGCTTTAAGATAACAGAGAGTGATATCACTGAATCCACCTCTGGGATTCCTGATGGAGAACTAAAGGAAGTGAGAAGTTCAATGGAACTGAATGCCCAGTCAGGATCCAGAGTGTTGTGGGAAGAAGCTAGGTCTTTGGCCAGTAAGCTTTATCATGATGTTCTTGACAAGCTAAAAAGATTACCAGTGTTTCAAGAGCTTGGAGAAGGCAAATATGTGGATGTTAAGAGTACAAGTGGATCAGAAAATGCCCAGTCCTGTGCTGGCTCTTTGACAGATCAATTCAACCTTTATTCCTACACTAAAGAAATCATTCAGCAAGTTCTGGATTCACTTTCTTCTTCACTCTCAAAGAATAGCAAATTTACCACAAAGACTGATCTCTCAGATATATCTCTTGACTCCTGTAAAATGCTTGAGAGGGTTATCTCCTCCTATGACGTCTCTTCAAATTCCATAACATCACCTAGTACGCTGGGACTAGGTCATGGAACCCAAGGATCTGACACCAGGTTATCAGGAAAGAGAGATTCAGGGCCATCAACTGAGCAGATCCAAACTGAAGCAAGAAAAATAGTAAGCGAGGTGCTGCTTAAATCAATAATTCTTCTTCTTACACACTCCGTTGGTGATGCCTCACAACAGAGCACACCAGACACGTCAAATAATGTGTCTTCTGCTGCAAGAGATGTTCTGAACATTATTATGAATGGTCTAAAGCATGTTACACACTCCACATCATCAGCGACAGAATCAACCATATTAGATGGTAGTCTGACCGAAACTGAATCAGCACATGTGGGATCCCATCAGAAACCTGCTTTTGACAAATTCCAGGTCACCGGCCGTAACATTTTTGACCAAGTTCACAATCGAATTAAGATGTTTTTCTCCTCATTTCCACCAATAGACACAGATAAGGGTAGTCAAGATGTTTCTGAGCAGTCTCAAGGTAAAATAGAGGACTTTGGCACCATGTCCAACCAGTTTTCTGTGAACACATGCTCTAAAGAAATCATCCACCAGGTAGTATCATCATTGCAGTTACAAGTATCTCAAGTGGATTCCCTAAAAGGGAGACGATCAAATATTACCCTTGCAGCCTGTGAATTGGTGGACTCTGTCATCTCTGCACTAGATATTGCTTCTACTTGTGCTAGTCCTGATTCTTCTCAATT is a window from the Myxocyprinus asiaticus isolate MX2 ecotype Aquarium Trade chromosome 13, UBuf_Myxa_2, whole genome shotgun sequence genome containing:
- the LOC127450615 gene encoding uncharacterized protein LOC127450615, yielding MDHNSSNILLDPKTKESSDLHSYIQKMTISRDDFSALCLRIIEWVMKAASTVLIPALELTLGKKDSLHLNPSSVVIPCNPTCCFENKKLKETESVLSSIVHLSLNSVSSKCSSAKAACRRGTSTHYHSLNRSPNDTLDEECKQSFTLHSSSTPQKEIREGKGLHSSAPLESLFGISEDIILSTVQQGISKSISDTILSSTHKEKNHPKLDSTKFSIELVKSIIKQTNSIMAKTLHSKASSQAFLDIETSCDANVPSLQEILQTVSEKVLDNILEQRPTTASYELDRRNLYKLAASAMQNIVLILKVVNNCTDGQSASDGTETDSAVCHSLSNFLFAVAKELQAIAIQSSSAHNLDIFDSPECSRGSSHDLFLKNIHKGNIVQAVEERLTNIFETFKNSSIFSGSLHQTDSQGCLGERSEAPENIPPISCFLSDERITKISTDVVDVVSSTILSTLETMDGKASLSGSQHQYFDLEPEPCDVKHVCHVIVTKVSEQISPVLSLTKISSSPLKSDLVDVHSAVTAATACQAFKMELDNECPQHSTIEESGSANPLARQLVTSLTQTFGDIIQGCSTILEPSAVTEFPELPSPVISRSVHIETSLAGQPCSKKESILFSHSSSADSQESQIAFAPETSNASMCFKITESDITESTSGIPDGELKEVRSSMELNAQSGSRVLWEEARSLASKLYHDVLDKLKRLPVFQELGEGKYVDVKSTSGSENAQSCAGSLTDQFNLYSYTKEIIQQVLDSLSSSLSKNSKFTTKTDLSDISLDSCKMLERVISSYDVSSNSITSPSTLGLGHGTQGSDTRLSGKRDSGPSTEQIQTEARKIVSEVLLKSIILLLTHSVGDASQQSTPDTSNNVSSAARDVLNIIMNGLKHVTHSTSSATESTILDGSLTETESAHVGSHQKPAFDKFQVTGRNIFDQVHNRIKMFFSSFPPIDTDKGSQDVSEQSQGKIEDFGTMSNQFSVNTCSKEIIHQVVSSLQLQVSQVDSLKGRRSNITLAACELVDSVISALDIASTCASPDSSQLDDQSFFKRELTTNDHLKDAIIRATASQMAKEAIIKAMVFVTTEFCKTEALHSETEFPATEEPVPSAPSTTLSPMSSPESVVALDIVNTIVKDLESLSEFIKMPITWESSNTNKLQEQLKSQNVINDANMLLSFSEEYIPLKAICIFHKVKSNVKKFFSLVSPFSINDDLDKSVEIDDAGTNSAQAFCKPTKSKSLQTEFKAKAHSLQKGHCQGDTSEIAAITQDAVSICAKEVVSQVLSAIKTALDTKEFSPSGLKVTKLSLAASQIVDSLLVGIQEVNYYDVQEIKSTDSSDEHFSITDENDVGVLSKQQNVLAADKEKLTDDSKVMTKAQFSTSRESFVKKADETYGKENQMLPSMPTRLFPGSYFEQLLSTESLCLYSANLIQKVQHIFEETSSEQMLKFPANRSYLEQTFITDVGKVGNPAVSPMDVFVGTFAKHLVRTLLQNCLGVSPTSSVQISQEQNHNLLTSFHTTFVKTEAAEFSNKILQQFTEILTNSVLDALSDACGTQIHFKGVLSAPNSNSRHATCDTSCETLEHHAENPIYREVNANKSLVSPNTENFEGIQCFHSIPAVQKKQITDKPHDKTKEKSRMMAFLPKMPKTTKIPKFKLKMFSKKVEPLKCDSQEMPSIGSFSHGFEANCSFCSSSQENTVVNPSQEEDASLVTSPVSEPRRHPILARAFTVFSHVLSNAFRVQDTSI